The following proteins come from a genomic window of Methylorubrum populi:
- a CDS encoding cellulase family glycosylhydrolase, giving the protein MAIHIGGRGPGHMVRVSLSVPDFVSEPWDGVTRFTASKGINEPPLGFDDFAPWSNANLWSNWMSATRWSSLLTQTTADHIRVCIDPTPMLRAANNASQMVAYLAMVKGAVDDVLARGLKAIVDMHVSRDATYGDAALCAAYPSGDAWTRVRSVWRAVTILLNQYDTDKVAFEVWNESFSDKAKYTALLPDLVAYLRSVVGYKTTFIVMPWNGTYDTSINPTFAASQFGANCGFAHHMYIPGIFTHQGQAGANHQHYVHNLPFPVTTDQRAAFISAATAEINADNSLSSAQKAEFNGLIATDINYYFDNFAYTTDYDGAQAVTDAIGAFFQEFGSRNPGSPGAGAGLEKWRVANGVAASQIFITEFGVHRDYDIEGANQEDAVRWFSVVSKYLNVQGLARTVWDDFDSYFSIRANPGPVGSITAATPFDTQILQAIGMYREPPFDTVSLPGLALLHRKNGYTAGTGTWDDISPINRDSVQATAGSRPTANTTEGGITTTSTQKIPSTLPADPEIEYGWAVITIPVLTGSNKSIIGSTDGSGNSGRQIAVNTSGGIVMNRQGQSQQIGTGSGRIVAGQKQLVEWIRQRSTTLPTQIWVDAVQSASGTVNDAYAAGMTSFIGGRQSGENFVGSIHEIGSVQGNIPDAATRAKVQGRVAWDHGIQGRLPAAHPYKAMAPA; this is encoded by the coding sequence ATGGCCATTCACATCGGCGGGCGCGGGCCCGGGCATATGGTGCGCGTTTCCCTAAGCGTTCCGGACTTCGTTTCGGAGCCGTGGGACGGCGTGACGCGCTTCACGGCGTCGAAGGGCATCAACGAGCCCCCGCTTGGGTTCGATGATTTTGCGCCGTGGTCCAATGCGAACCTCTGGTCGAATTGGATGTCGGCCACGCGGTGGTCTTCTCTGCTGACGCAGACGACGGCCGATCACATCCGGGTCTGTATCGACCCGACCCCCATGCTGCGGGCGGCGAACAACGCCTCGCAGATGGTCGCATATCTGGCGATGGTGAAGGGCGCCGTCGATGACGTGCTGGCGCGCGGCCTCAAGGCCATCGTGGACATGCACGTCAGCCGCGACGCGACTTACGGCGACGCGGCGCTCTGCGCGGCCTACCCGAGCGGAGATGCGTGGACCCGCGTGCGGTCCGTCTGGCGGGCCGTGACGATCCTTCTGAACCAGTATGACACCGACAAGGTGGCCTTCGAGGTCTGGAACGAGAGCTTTTCCGACAAGGCGAAATACACCGCGCTCCTGCCGGATCTGGTCGCCTATCTGCGCTCTGTCGTCGGCTACAAGACGACGTTCATCGTCATGCCTTGGAACGGCACCTATGACACGTCGATCAACCCGACCTTCGCGGCAAGCCAGTTCGGCGCGAACTGCGGCTTCGCCCACCATATGTACATCCCCGGCATCTTCACGCACCAGGGACAGGCGGGCGCCAACCATCAGCATTACGTCCACAATCTGCCGTTCCCGGTCACGACGGATCAGCGGGCGGCCTTCATCTCTGCCGCGACAGCCGAGATCAACGCGGATAACTCCCTTTCGAGCGCACAGAAGGCCGAGTTCAACGGCCTGATCGCGACCGACATCAACTATTACTTCGACAACTTCGCCTACACGACCGACTATGATGGCGCGCAGGCCGTCACGGATGCGATCGGGGCGTTCTTCCAAGAGTTTGGATCGCGCAATCCAGGCAGCCCCGGTGCGGGTGCGGGCTTGGAGAAGTGGCGCGTCGCGAATGGCGTTGCGGCCTCGCAGATCTTCATCACCGAGTTCGGCGTCCACCGCGATTACGACATCGAGGGCGCGAACCAGGAGGATGCGGTTCGATGGTTCTCGGTCGTCTCGAAGTATCTCAACGTGCAGGGCCTCGCGCGGACGGTCTGGGACGACTTCGACAGCTACTTCAGCATCCGCGCCAACCCCGGACCGGTCGGCTCCATCACCGCAGCCACGCCCTTCGACACGCAGATCCTGCAAGCCATCGGTATGTACCGCGAGCCGCCGTTCGACACGGTGAGCCTGCCCGGCCTCGCGCTGCTGCATCGTAAGAACGGCTACACGGCCGGGACCGGAACGTGGGACGACATCAGCCCGATCAACCGGGACAGCGTCCAGGCCACGGCCGGGAGCCGTCCGACCGCGAATACGACCGAGGGCGGCATCACGACGACCAGCACGCAGAAGATCCCTTCCACGTTGCCGGCCGATCCCGAGATCGAATACGGCTGGGCCGTCATCACGATCCCGGTCCTGACGGGCAGCAACAAGTCGATCATCGGCTCGACCGACGGCTCGGGCAACAGCGGCCGCCAGATCGCGGTGAACACGTCCGGCGGTATCGTGATGAACCGTCAGGGGCAGTCGCAGCAGATCGGCACCGGCAGCGGTCGGATCGTTGCGGGGCAGAAGCAGCTTGTCGAGTGGATCAGGCAGCGTTCGACAACGCTGCCGACGCAGATCTGGGTCGATGCCGTCCAGTCGGCGTCGGGCACCGTCAACGACGCTTATGCTGCGGGAATGACCTCGTTCATTGGTGGCCGCCAGAGCGGCGAAAACTTCGTTGGCTCCATCCACGAGATCGGTTCGGTTCAAGGCAACATCCCTGACGCAGCAACCCGGGCGAAAGTTCAGGGCCGAGTGGCATGGGATCACGGCATCCAAGGACGCCTGCCGGCTGCGCACCCGTACAAGGCCATGGCGCCGGCCTGA
- a CDS encoding P22 phage major capsid protein family protein — protein sequence MPNTIATANIIAKAAVKILDNELGMGSRVFRGYEDEFSKNVNGYKVGDTVSIRKPAQFRVRTGLVASNQDVIEGKTAIQVNKVAGVDFQFSSTDLALNIGDLAERVIKPAMVPIANQIDQDLHACALQNFWNWVGTPGTTIANYGKFLAGVQRLNEMAVPSDERSAALSPADHVALLGNQAQLYIDGANTDAYRKAKLGGLAGVEPFMTQNAPTLTTGTRTNGTVNGAGQAVSYSGAQANSWGQTLNMAGLGAGGTVRAGEVFTLAGVFAVNPVTKQVLPYLQQFVATAAATADGSGNAAVQIAPAIITSGAYQTVSAAPAAGAVVTWNGAASSTFQQNLMFHRNALALVCVPFEKPAGVPTEQIGTQDYKGIHVMLVPYFDGPNRVSSWRLDVLYGVAAIDPRLGTRVSG from the coding sequence GTGCCCAACACCATCGCAACCGCCAATATCATCGCCAAGGCGGCGGTGAAGATCCTCGACAACGAGCTCGGCATGGGCTCCCGCGTCTTCCGCGGCTACGAGGACGAGTTCTCGAAGAACGTCAACGGCTACAAGGTCGGTGACACGGTCTCCATCCGGAAGCCGGCGCAGTTCCGCGTCCGCACCGGCCTCGTCGCGTCCAACCAGGACGTCATCGAGGGTAAGACCGCGATCCAGGTCAACAAGGTGGCCGGCGTCGACTTCCAGTTCTCCTCGACCGACCTCGCGCTCAACATCGGTGACCTCGCCGAGCGCGTGATCAAGCCGGCCATGGTGCCGATCGCCAACCAGATCGACCAGGATCTGCACGCCTGCGCGCTGCAGAACTTCTGGAACTGGGTCGGCACCCCGGGCACCACCATCGCGAACTACGGCAAGTTCCTCGCGGGCGTGCAACGCCTCAACGAAATGGCCGTCCCGTCCGACGAGCGCTCCGCCGCCCTGTCGCCGGCCGACCACGTCGCGCTGCTCGGCAACCAGGCGCAGCTCTACATCGACGGCGCCAACACCGACGCCTACCGCAAGGCGAAGCTCGGCGGCCTCGCCGGTGTCGAGCCGTTCATGACCCAGAACGCCCCGACGCTGACCACGGGCACCCGCACCAACGGCACCGTGAACGGCGCCGGTCAGGCGGTGTCCTACTCCGGCGCGCAGGCGAACTCCTGGGGCCAGACGCTCAACATGGCCGGCCTCGGTGCCGGCGGTACGGTCCGCGCGGGTGAGGTGTTCACCCTGGCGGGCGTGTTCGCCGTCAACCCGGTGACCAAGCAGGTTCTGCCCTACCTCCAGCAGTTCGTTGCCACCGCCGCGGCCACCGCCGACGGTTCCGGCAACGCTGCGGTGCAGATCGCCCCGGCGATCATCACCTCGGGCGCCTACCAGACTGTCTCGGCCGCTCCGGCCGCCGGTGCGGTGGTGACCTGGAACGGTGCGGCCTCGTCCACCTTCCAGCAGAACCTCATGTTCCACCGGAACGCGCTGGCTCTGGTGTGCGTGCCCTTCGAGAAGCCGGCCGGTGTCCCGACCGAGCAGATCGGGACGCAGGACTACAAGGGCATCCACGTGATGCTGGTGCCCTACTTCGACGGCCCGAACCGCGTGTCGTCCTGGCGTCTCGACGTGCTGTACGGCGTGGCCGCCATCGACCCGCGCCTCGGCACCCGCGTCAGCGGCTAA
- a CDS encoding gp53-like domain-containing protein — MDALLEGEPLIVFPDKVLLIGTGGGAFVEFNLSGGGSIGEPGPPGKDGEPGPPGKDGEPGPIGATGATGPAGADGKDGAPGAPGADGATGPTGPAGKDGTPGATGATGATGATGQTGATGATGPAGKDGAPGATGATGPQGTPTTVNNQTGSSITLYGTDVPIAASDGTNVRDVILGIASDTAGMFSDLSEGAGLDLRMSRTTVASQATVDLGAITTVRALITGAAAIFSFGTKPNVPRQLTFSGGCVLVHNADSLALPTGANIATQPGDTAWAFSDSLGNWTVGSYNRADGKALVSPTPAESGAQPALGFTPVQQGGGPGQLSNKIYVGWSGDALKGSVDGVDLGNIWLDFLSVKNFAVNGYTKFPNGFIVQWGRAESTVSDYLQVLNTNYPGSILGAIAYMEGGTPGDRVYLVTTDQLGNSSFAVRARIAINGGTVAASANQPVRWFSWGY; from the coding sequence ATGGACGCCCTGCTTGAGGGCGAGCCCCTGATCGTCTTCCCCGACAAGGTGCTGCTGATTGGCACCGGAGGAGGTGCCTTCGTCGAGTTCAACTTGAGCGGGGGCGGCTCCATCGGCGAGCCCGGACCACCGGGCAAGGATGGTGAACCTGGGCCGCCGGGCAAGGACGGAGAGCCTGGACCGATCGGCGCGACGGGCGCGACTGGCCCGGCGGGCGCAGATGGAAAGGACGGTGCCCCTGGTGCCCCTGGTGCAGACGGCGCAACTGGGCCGACCGGACCGGCCGGCAAGGATGGGACGCCCGGTGCTACTGGGGCAACCGGAGCGACGGGAGCAACCGGTCAGACTGGAGCCACAGGAGCAACCGGACCGGCAGGTAAGGACGGCGCTCCGGGTGCAACAGGAGCTACCGGGCCGCAAGGCACGCCGACCACGGTCAACAATCAGACCGGATCAAGCATCACGCTTTATGGCACAGATGTGCCGATTGCAGCATCGGACGGCACCAACGTCCGCGATGTGATCCTCGGCATCGCCTCCGACACCGCTGGAATGTTCTCCGATCTCTCGGAGGGCGCGGGGCTCGACCTGCGCATGTCGCGCACGACGGTTGCCTCGCAGGCGACGGTCGATCTCGGAGCCATCACGACGGTTCGAGCGCTCATCACTGGAGCGGCTGCGATCTTTAGTTTCGGGACGAAACCCAACGTTCCGCGTCAGCTCACTTTCTCGGGTGGGTGCGTGCTCGTTCACAACGCGGATAGCCTCGCCCTGCCGACCGGCGCAAACATCGCTACGCAACCGGGCGATACAGCTTGGGCGTTTTCAGACAGTTTGGGTAACTGGACAGTAGGCTCCTACAACCGCGCCGACGGGAAGGCGCTTGTGTCTCCGACGCCCGCCGAGTCGGGAGCACAGCCGGCGCTCGGCTTTACACCCGTGCAACAGGGTGGTGGCCCAGGCCAGCTATCCAATAAGATTTATGTTGGGTGGAGCGGAGATGCGCTTAAAGGCTCAGTCGATGGCGTCGATCTGGGAAATATATGGCTAGACTTTCTTTCTGTAAAAAACTTCGCAGTAAACGGGTATACTAAGTTTCCGAACGGATTTATTGTCCAGTGGGGGCGGGCCGAGTCGACGGTTAGTGATTACCTTCAAGTGCTCAACACCAATTATCCGGGCTCTATCTTGGGGGCTATAGCCTACATGGAAGGGGGTACGCCGGGAGATCGCGTGTATCTCGTCACCACTGACCAGCTCGGAAACAGCAGCTTTGCCGTCAGAGCGCGAATTGCGATCAATGGGGGGACGGTGGCGGCCAGCGCCAATCAACCTGTTCGCTGGTTTTCTTGGGGGTACTGA